The following coding sequences are from one Streptomyces venezuelae window:
- a CDS encoding class E sortase, which translates to MRVRVPVVQQGRSPGRRSLAARLAWNAAEVAVTLGVVLLLLVAHQLWWTNRQARAAAEREVEALEEEWGRSDGDGSGGERAGGAAGGLPAEAGRSGWRDPARGPARGVPGDPPQSGRTGPPRWDQAYAVLRIPRIGIRVPVAEGVGKGGVLDKGYVGHYPRTAQPGQGGNFALAGHRNTHGEPFRRIDRLRNGDELRVETKEAVYTYVVDKALARTSAHDGGVIRDVPRSDVRRGYGYHAPGYYITLTTCTPEYTSKYRLVVWGKLRAMRPR; encoded by the coding sequence GTGCGCGTACGGGTACCTGTCGTTCAGCAGGGGCGGTCGCCGGGCCGCCGCTCCCTCGCCGCGCGGCTGGCGTGGAACGCCGCCGAGGTCGCCGTCACCCTCGGGGTCGTGCTGCTCCTTCTCGTCGCTCATCAGCTGTGGTGGACCAACCGGCAGGCCCGCGCCGCCGCCGAGCGCGAGGTCGAGGCCCTTGAGGAGGAGTGGGGCCGGTCGGACGGGGATGGTTCCGGGGGCGAGCGAGCAGGAGGGGCGGCCGGGGGGCTTCCGGCGGAGGCGGGACGCTCCGGTTGGCGTGATCCCGCGCGCGGTCCCGCCCGTGGCGTGCCCGGAGACCCTCCGCAGTCCGGCCGCACCGGCCCACCCCGATGGGACCAGGCCTACGCAGTCCTCCGCATCCCGCGGATCGGCATCCGCGTTCCTGTCGCCGAAGGGGTCGGCAAGGGGGGCGTGCTCGACAAGGGGTACGTCGGGCATTATCCGCGTACCGCCCAGCCCGGCCAGGGCGGCAACTTCGCCCTCGCCGGGCACCGCAACACCCACGGCGAGCCCTTCCGCCGCATCGACCGGCTCCGGAACGGGGACGAGCTGCGCGTCGAGACCAAGGAGGCCGTGTACACGTACGTCGTCGACAAGGCGTTGGCGCGGACCTCCGCCCACGACGGGGGCGTCATACGTGACGTGCCGCGCAGCGACGTGCGGAGGGGGTACGGGTACCACGCGCCCGGGTACTACATCACGCTCACCACCTGTACCCCCGAGTACACCTCGAAGTACCGGCTCGTCGTGTGGGGGAAGCTCCGGGCCATGCGGCCCAGGTAG